DNA sequence from the Sulfurimonas sp. HSL3-1 genome:
GGAGGTGATCGATCATACGCTTTATGAAAGCCGCGAAGCGTTTGATGCCGTGCTCGTTGAGCGGATCGAGAAGTACGGCCCCCACCTCACGGTGACGGCGGGCTTTATGCGCATTCTGACCCCCGTCTTCACCGACCGCATCCGCGCCGTCAACATCCACCCCTCGCTGCTACCCAAGTACAAAGGGGCGCGGGCGATCGAACAGGCCTACGAGAGCGGGGACACCGTCTGCGGCGTCAGCGTCCACTGGGTGACGGGGGAGCTCGACAGCGGTACCGTGATCGCCCAGTCCTCCTTCGAACGCACGGAAACGATGGATGCCGCCGCCTTTGAAGCGGCCGTCCACGACCTCGAGTACGAGCTGCTCCCCCGGACCGTCGCGGCACTGCTCTGGGACGGGGAGGGATTAGAGGGTACCGTTAGGGCTTTAGCGTAAGATACGTTATAGATTAGCTGTGTTATAACCCGGCAGCATTTGGGCGATTTGCCCATCAGGAGAGAGAATATGAGCGATACACTGAAAATCGGAAAATATGAGTTCAACAGCCGCCTGATCGTGGGCAGCGGGAAGTACAAAGATTTCGAGACGACGAAGGAGGCGACGCTGGCCTCGGGGTCGGAGCTGATCACCGTGGCCGTGCGCCGTCTGAACATTACGGACCCGAACAAGGAGAACCTGCGCGACACCTTTAAAGGGACAGGCGTGCAGTTCCTGCCCAACTCCGCGGGGTGTACGACGGCCGAGGAGGCGATCACGACCTTCCGCCTGACCCGCGAGGCGACGGGCATCGACCTGATCAAGCTCGAGGTCATCGGCGACACGCAAAAGACCCTCTACCCGGATGTGCTTGAGACGATCAAAGCGTGCGAGGTCCTGGCCAAGGACGGTTTTACAATCATGGCCTACACCTCCGACGACCCGATCATGGCCAAGCGCCTCGAAGATGCCGGCGCGCACGCCATCATGCCGCTGGCCGCGCCCATCGGTTCGGGCCTGGGGATCCAGAACCGCTACAACGTCGTCTTTGTCCGCGAAGCGGTCAGCGTTCCGGTCATCGTCGATGCCGGGATCGGCTGCGCGTCCGATGCGGCGGCGGCGATGGAACTGGGGGCTGAAGGGGTTCTTACCAACACGGCGATCGCCCAGGCGAATGACCCGATGACGATGGCGGTGGCGATGAAGCATGCCGTCATGGCGGGCCGGATGAGCTACCTTGCCGGGCGTATCCCGAAGCGTCCGTATGCGACGGCGTCATCTCCGATCGACGGGATGATCCAGTTCTAAGGGAACTACAGTCCTCCTCCACGCGTCAGTATATCTTTCTACATCTCTGTTCCCCTTCTTTTTTGCGCATACAAAAAAGAAGCCGAACCGGGAAGAAAAAAGTATGAAGAGGCTGCCGCGCCGTATAACTTCCTAAATGACTTTCAAATGTCACTGTTGTGTTGGGTGTTCCATGGGTGACAATTAACCGCAGTATTTGTGTATGTCCCTATCTTCCCTGGGTGAGGTAGGGCAGGCACTGCCGTGCGATGGAGTGCTCCTCGTCCGTGGGGATGACGTGCAGCTGGCTGCAGCTCCCTTCGGCGTGGAATGCGCCTCCCTCATCCGTCAGATTCTCATTTTTCATCTTATCGGTCTCGATGCCCAGGATATGCAGCCCTTTGCAGACGGCATGGCGGACGGCGCTGCTGTGTTCGCCGATGCCGCCGGTAAAGACAATGGCATCCACGCGGTCAAGCAGCACGGCGTAGGCGCCGATGTATTTGCGGATGCGGCGGACGAAGAGTTCGAAGGCGAGCAGGGCCTCGGGCTCCTCGTCGCGCATCCGGTTTTCGATATCGCGCATATCGTTGGTCCCTGCGATTCCCTTGAGGCCGCATTCACGGTTGAGGAGGGTGTCGAGTTCCTCCGCATCCATACCCGTTTCGCGCGACAGATAGGCGAGCAGGCCCGGGTCGATGTCGCCGCTGCGCGTTCCCATGACGAGCCCTTCGAGGGGGGTGAAGCCCATCGACGTATCGATGCTGCGGCCGTTGCGGATGGCGCAGGCGCTGGCCCCGTTGCCCAGGTGGAGGGTAATGAGGTTGACGGCGTCGAGGGATTTGCCCATCCGCGCTGCGCATTCGGCGGCGACGTAGGCGTGGGAGGTGCCGTGAAAGCCGTAGCGCCGGACGGAGAGCTCGCTATAGAAACGCTCCGGAAGGGCGTAGCGGAAGGCGGCGGGGGGCATCGTGTGGTGAAACGCCGTGTCGAAGACCGCGATCTGCGGGACATGGGGGGCGAGGTTCCGCATGGCCCGGATCCCTTTGGCGTTGGCCGGGTTGTGCAGGGGGGCCAGCGGGCTGAGGCCTTCGATGGCTTCCAGGACCGTGTCGTCGATGCGGACGGGACCGCTGAAACGCTCGCCGCCGTGCACGACACGGTGGCCTATTCCCTCCAGCGTGTCGAAACTGTCGATGAACCCGTTGTCGATGAGCAGATCGCGGACGGTGGCAAGCGCGGCATCGTGGTCGGCGACGGGAAGGTCGCGGCGGACGTGCTCCTGGCATCCGTGAAGGATGGCGTGGGCGTCGCCGCGGCCGATATTTTCCACGAGGCCCGAGACGATCACCTGTTCTGAGCGCATTTCAAAGAGTTTGAACTTCACCGACGAACTGCCGGCGTTGATGACGAGGATCTTCACGACGGCGTCTCCTGGGCCTGGATGGCGGTAATGGCGACGGTGTTGACGATGTCGGCGACGCTGCAGCCGCGGCTGAGGTCGTTGACCGGGCGGTTCAAACCCTGCAACACGGGACCGATGGCGACGGCGCCCGCCGAACGCTGGACGGCCTTGTAGGTGTTGTTGCCGGTGTTGAGGTCGGGAAAGATGAATACGGTCGCCTGTCCTGCCACCGTACTGCCGGGCATCTTCTGCGCTCCGACCTCCGGGTCGATGGCCGCATCGTACTGGATGGGACCGTCCACGGCAAGGTCGGGACGCTGTTCCCGGACGAGCTTTGTCGCTTCGCGTACTTTTTCAACGTCGCTCCCCACCCCGGAGTCCCCGGTGGAGTAAGAGAGCATCGCCACGCGTGGTTCGATGCCGAAGCGTCGGGCCGTCTCCGCCGACGCGATCGCGATTTCCGCCAGTTGGGCCGCATCGGGGTCCGGGTTGACGGCGCAGTCGGCATAGACGAGGACCCGGGTGTCGAAGCACATGAAAAAGCAGCTCGATACGATGTTCTGTCCCGGCGCCGTTTTGATCGCCTGCAGGGCCGGGAGGATCGTTTCGCGGGTCGTATGCGTGGCCCCGCTGACCATGCCGTCGCACTCCCCCTGCGCCACCATCATCGTGGCAAAAAGGGTCGGGTTGCCCAGGGCGTCGTAGGCGGCGTCGAGGGAGACGCCTTTATGGGCGCGCAGTTTGGCATAGGCTTTGGCCAGGCGGCGTTTTTGCTGTTCGTCTTCGGGGTCGACGATGGTCGCATTGCGCAGGTCGAGCCCCAGGGCGGCGGCGCGGGCCGCAATATGCTCCGCTGAACCCAAAAGGGCGATGCCGACGGCCCGCCGGCGCAGCAGGATGTCGGCGGCCCGGAGGATGCGGTCGTCGGAGGTCTCCGGCAGGATGATCGTCTTGCGATCCCCCGCAGCCCGGGCGAAGAGACGGTGTTCGAACATGGCCGGGGTGACGATCCCGGTTGACGCCGCGGCCAGCTTGGTCTCAATCAGGTCCGCATCGACGTTCTGGTTGAAGACCCCCAGCGCCGTGGCGATCTTCTTCGGCGACGCGGCATCGATGCGGGCGGGGAAGGCGCGCACCATCTGGGCGACCTCGACCGTCTCTTTCGGGAGGTGCAGCAGCGGTATCTGCATGGCGTCAAGGCCCTTGAGGAGCTCAATGACACTCTGTGCGGGGGGTGTTTCGCCTGTCAGGAGCACGGCGCTGACCGCCGGAAAATTCCCGGCGTAGTTTGCGGCCGTCGCGCCGAGGATGATATCGGCGCGGTCCGAGGGGGTGATGATGAGGTCGTCGGCCCTGATATGCGTCAGGAAATGTTCCAGGTGCATGGCGGCGATGCGGGGCTGGGCAATAAGGCGGTGAAGCTGTTCGTTGGTGCCGATCAGGATCTCCGCGCCCAGCCCTTCGGCAAGCTGGTAGACGTTGGGACGGTCGAGCGTCGTGACCTCGGGCAGCAGGACGACCGGCTCAGGGATGCTCGGGCAGATGTTCTGGTCTCGGCGGTGGGCCTCGTAGAGCACGGCGTCGCAGCGGTTGGCAAAAAGCATCAGAAGCGAGCCACCCTGTTTCTTGATGGCGTAGCTCCAGAGCCGCAGCGCCTCCTTGAGGCCGCTCTCATCCATGCCGCGGGCCGGGACGACACCGACGACGGGCGCAGCAAGGTTCTTGGCGATCTCGACGTTGAGGTCAAAGTCGATCAGCTGGGAGAGCGCATCGTCGACCACCCCCTGGCAGAGAACGAAGTCATAGGTTTCCAGCAGGGCGTCATGGCGCTCGATGATGGTTTCGATCAGGTGGTCGATCTTTCCTTCGGAGAGCAGAGTCTCGGCCTCGGAGACCGTCAGGCCGACGGCGCTCTCGTAGGGCTGCTCCAGCGCGAAATGGCTGAGGATGGTCAGGGTGTCCGGATCTTTCCCGGCGGCGTCGGCGATCAGCGGCCGGAAAAAGGCGACCCTTCCGTGCAGCCGCAGCAGCAATTCCGTCATGCCGAGTGTGACAAGGATGCTGCCGGCATTCCGGGTTTTGGAAACGATATAGAGCGAGCGTACGGTTTCGGCATTCATAGCGGTAATTTACCATAAAACGGTTAGGAGTTCATTACCGCTGGGGTATAATGTGAGCAGAGACGATAAGGAGACGGTCATGAAACGGTGGATCTGGCGGACGTTACTCGGCGTGCTCGCCCTTTATCTTTTGACGGCGGTTATCGCCGTTCCCTACCTGATCCGCACGAAAGTGCCGGAACTGGTCGGGGAGATGACGGGGGGATCCCTGGAGATCGACCGGGCCCTGTTCAACCCTTTCATTCTTGACCTGACGATCGAGGGGATCCGGTTCGCCGATCCCGAGGGGGCGCCACTGGCCAGTCTGCGGCGCCTGGACGTCAATGTCGACGTCCTCCACCTGATCTGGGGGGAGATCTCCGTCGAGTATTTCGGGCTGCGGGGACTGCGGCTCTCCGTCGTGCAGGAGCGTGACGGGCGGTTCAACTTCGACTGGCTGACGCACCTGGGGAGCGGCGACGCCGCGGAGACGGCTCCGGCGGAGACGAACGGGAGTGCCATGCCCTCGCTGCGGCTGGAAACGTTCGAGCTTGAAGACGGCGGGATCACCTTTACCGACCTCTCCCGTCCTGTCCCGCTGCAGCTGGACTTCTCGCCGATCGGCCTCGATCTGCACGATATCGATACGGGAGGCGGCGGCGAGAACGAGCTTCACCTCTTTGCCCACACCGAGGAGGGCGGACTGCTGGACGTCAAGAGCCGCGTGCACTCTTTTGAACCCTTTGCACTGTCGGGGACGGTCGATTACGATGCCGGGCGGCTCTATGACGCCTGGCATTTTCTGCGCGAGATCAGCGCCCTCGAGGTGGCCGACGGCCGGATGGAGTTGCATTTTACCTATGACGTCAACCTCGCGGAGCTGAATGCGACCACCGTCGACGATCTGCGCTTCGCGCTGAAGCGGCTGCGGGTCAAGCCCAAGGCCGAGAACGCGGACGTACTGCGGGTGGCGTCGCTGACGGTCGAAGGGGGACCGATACGGCCGCTCGCGCAGTTCGGCCGTATCGACACGGCGGGCATTGACGGCCTCTATGTCGATCTGCAACGGCGCAAAGACGGCAGCCTCAACTGGGCGCACTACTTTCCCAAGGGGAATGAGGCCAATGTTTCGGCCGCACCGGCCGAGGATACAGCGGCGGCAGCCTCCGCGCCGTGGGATATGCTCATCAACCGGGTGACGCTGCGGCACATACGGGGGCGTTTCGATGACGGCAGTGTACGCCCGGCCGTGCACCTTGCCCTGGACGATTTCAACCTGACGGCGCGCCATGTCAGTGCGCTCCCGGCGACGCCGCTGACCTTTGACGCGGTGCTGCAGCTCAATAAAAAGATGCGCTGCCGAACCGAGGGGCGTCTTTCGCACTCGCCGCTGGACGCGACCGCCCTGGCGTCGTGCGGCGGACTGGACGTGACCTGGTTCAACCCCTACATCGATGCCGCCGCCGATGCCGCCCTGGCACGGCATGACGTGGTGCTGCGCAGCGCCGTATTGGGCGCGGCCGCGGACGTCACTGCCCGTGAAGCGAACGCTTCGGTCGCCGTCACCGTCAACGACGCCAATGCGACGCTGCAGTCGCTGCTGCTGACGCCCAAAGGCTCGAAACGCAAATTGGCCGCTTTCGATGCGCTTTCCGTCACGGGGGTCACCGCATCGACGGCGGCGAAGCGGGCCGGGGTCGAGCGGATCGTGCTGGCGAAGCCCCAGGTCAACCTGCGCCGGGAGCGCGACGGCAGCATCGACGCCGCGCAGCTGGTCAAAGCGAAACCGGCCGCCCCGGCAAAACGCGGCGCCGCCCAGAAGGCGCAACAGGCGGAGACACCCTGGAGCGCCGCCATCAAGAAGATCCAGATCCGAAGCGGCGCGGCTTCGTTCCGCGATGCCGCCATTGCACACACGACTACGACACGGGTGCAGCGCTTCGATCTGGACGTGAACGGCGTTACGACGGATCCCTCCCGTGCGATCGGACTGCAGGGCAGCTTCCGTATCAACGGTGACGGGCGGGTGCGTGCGAAAGGGTCGCTCGTGCCGGAACCGCTGAAGGCAACAACGGATTTCAGCGTCTCCGGACTGCGCCTGAAGCCTTTCAGCCCCTATGTGGAAGAGGGAATGTTCGTCAAGATCGACGACGGGCGCGTCGGCCTGAAGGGGCAGACGCGCTACCGCCCGTCGAAGCGCGCGGCGGACCTGCGGCTGCACGGCGATTTCAACCTGAACGATCTGTTGGTCAACGACAGCCGCGACGCGACGCCGCTGGTCTCGCTGAAGACGCTGGAGGCGAAAAAGCTTCTTTTCACGCTCTCCCCCGATCAGTTCTTTGTCGACAACGTGACGATGGGCGGATTCTTCAGCTCGATCCTGATCGATGCGAACAAAACATTGAACCTTTCGACGCTCATGCGCCCTTCGGAGAGGAGCGCGGCGCCGAAAGGGGCTGAAAAAACGGCCGAGGCGGCGAAGCAGCCCTTTCCCGTACGCATCATGAAGTTTACGCTCTACAACGGGGCGGTGCACTTTGCCGACGAGTCGCTTCCGCTCCCCTTCGACACGCAGATCCATGATGTTAACGGCGAGGTGCTGGGGATTTCGACGCTGCCCGAAGATACGACCTACCTGCAGGTGGCGGGGGAGATCGACGAGTACGGTACCGCCAAGGCCGAGGGGAGCCTCAACACGGGCGACCCGAAGGCCTTTACGGACATCGGGGTGAATTTCCGCAATATCGAGCTCAAATCCTACACCCCCTACTCGGGCAAGTTCGTCGGCCGGGCGATCGACAGCGGGAAGCTTTCGGTGACGCTGCGCTACCGGATCGTCAAGGGCGCGATGCAGGGGGATAACGGGATGATCATCAACAAGATCGTGCTCGGCGATGATATCGAAAGCAACGATTCGGTGAGCCTGCCGCTCGATTTCGCCATTGCACTGCTTGAAGATCGCGACGGCGTCATCGACATCGACATGCCGGTCGAGGGGGATGTGAACAATCCCAAGTTCCGCTGGGGCAAGGTCGTCTGGAAGGCCTTCGTCAACCTGCTGACCAAGGCGGTTACGGCGCCGTTTGATCTGATCGGTTCCATGCTGGGCATCGAAGGCGACAGCCTCAAGGAGGTCACGTTCGCTGCGGGGTCGCCGACGGTCGACGCCGTGGCGCGGGAACGGCTCGATATGCTGGCCAAGGTGATGATCAAGCGGCCGAAACTCGCCATGACGGTGCAGGGGACGTACGACCCGAAAGCGGATACCCATGCGCTGAAGCAGCAGGCGCTCATCAGCGAGGTGCTGGCACAGAGCGGCGAGGATGCCGCTTCGACGGAAAATGCGCTGATACCGAAACTGCTGGAACCGCTGTTTGAAAAGCGGCTGGGCAAGGAGGCACTCGACGCGCTCGAAGAGGAGATTGATGCGATGGATGCGGACAGGAAGACGCGGCGGCGGATCTACCGCGAGAAGCTGGTGGCCATGATGATCGAGAGCCAGCCGCTGCCCGACGGGGCGCTGGCAGCATTGGCCCATGCCCGGGCGGCGGCGATCCGCAACTATATGATCGCCACGCACGGTATGGAAGCGGGCCGGATCGCGGAGCGTGATCCGGAAGCCCTGAGCGGCGAGAGGGGCGAGGTGCCGTCGCACCTTGGCCTTGACGCGGCAAAATAGATTATGGTAGAGTCGAAACATGATAAATGGAAGCAGTGACCCGGTTCTGATCTTGGAACATTTTTTGGACAAACTCGTCGAGAAAGAGGGAAGTGACCTCTTTGTCAAAAGCAGTGCCGTCGTGACGGCGCGGATCGAGGGGGATCTGACCCCGCTGACGACCGAGACGCTCAGCGCCTTTGCCGTCGAAGCGATTGCCCGCCACATCCTCGGGGCGCAGTACGAGACCTTCGAGCAGCAGTTCGAGTACGACACGATGTACGTCCTCAACGCCGAAAGCCGTTTCAGGGTCAACCTTTTCTGGCACCTCGACGGGATCGCGATGGTCTTCCGCCTCGTCCCACTGGAGATCAAGACGATCGAAGCGCTGAACCTGCCCGAGCAGCTGCACCGTCTGACGAAACTGCAGCGGGGCCTGGTCCTGGTGACGGGAACGACGGGGAGCGGAAAATCGACGACGCTGGCGTCGCTCATCGAGGAGATCAATCGGGAGCGCCGCAAGCATGTCATTACGATCGAGGACCCGGTCGAATTCGTCCATATCGACAAAAAATGCGTCATCGAGCAGCGCAACGTCGGATTGCATACGAAGGGGTTCAACCAGGCATTGCGGGCGGCGATGCGCGAGAACCCCGACATCATCATGGTCGGCGAGATGCGCGACCTTGAAACCGCCGAAAACGTTCTGCAGGCCGTCAATACCGGGCACCTCGTCTTTTCGACCCTCCACACCCTTGATGCCAAGGAGACGATCGACCGTCTCATCGCCATCTTCCCGCCCTTTGAGCAGGAACGGGTGCGCCTCAACCTTGCGAGCAACCTTGAAGCGGTCATCTCCCAGCGCCTTATCCACGACAAGAACGGCGCGCTGGTGCCCGCCTGCGAAATGCTGTTCCGCTCGCCGATGGTCGAACACCTGATCCGCACCAAACGGGACTTCGAGATCAATGATATTATGGCCAACGAGCACTCGCACTTCGGTTCGACGACCTTCAACCAGGCTCTCTTTGAGCTCTGCCTGCACGACGTGATCTCCGAAGAGGTGGCCTACAGCCAGAGCGGCAGCCCGACCGACCTGCAGCTGATGTTCGCACAGAGCAGCGAGTACCAGAAAAAGATCGGCAATACGCTCGAGAATATCAAGGATGAAGTGGGTCTGAAGCAGCCGCCGCCGCTTGTGGAACCGGAGTAGGCTTGGAGCAGTTTCTAGCACTTTTTACGCCGCAGCCCGGCTACAAGATCCTCGACATTACCGCTCACAGTGATGCGCTGACGGCGGCGCTGCTGCAGCGGCTCGGCCCGGTGAACGGCCGGCTGTCGCTGGCGCAGTACCCGGGGGAACATCTCCCGCTCCCGGAGGGAACGGGGGCGACGCTTCAGCAGCAGACGGTGCCCGATTTCGCCAAACCCTTCCGCGCCCTTCCGCGGGATAACGACATCGTCTTCATCCGCGACGTTCTGCACCGCCACAGCCAGCCCGAACGCATCCTGCGCGCCATCTATACGACCCTGGCCAACGCCGCCGAGGTGATCATCGTGACGGAGACAGGGGCAGCCGATACCGATGCGCAGCTTGCACTGCTGGAGCGGGCCGATTTCCGCGCCGGCAACGTTATCGAGGAGGTCGCGGAAGGGGTGACGGTCGTCATGGGGAAGAAGATGCATATGTGGGGGAACGGGCTCTGATGCCGCATTTTGACGATGCACTGCACCAAAGCGTGCGCAGCGAAGACGGTACGAATACCGCCTATTCGGTCGAGTACGGCGAGCATTACCACTCCACGAAGGACGGGGCGCTGACGGAGTCGCTGCAAAAGCACGTCGTTCCGGCCTTCTCCTGTTTCGAAGCGGCGCCGTCGCTGCGCATCCTCGACATCTGTTTCGGGCTGGGGTTCAACACGCTCGCGACGCTTTACTATATGCGCGAACAGGGGATCGACAAGCGTATCGAGATCGTCTCTCCCGAACTCGACGAGGCGCTGGTACGCTCGTTGGCCGCTTTCGAATACCCGGAGATCTTTCGTCCTTTCCTGCCGATTATCGAAGCGATCAGCGAAACGGGCGGCTACGAGGATGAACGGGTGAAAGTCACGGTGCTGTTCGGCGACGCGCGCGAGACGCTCCCGACGCTGACGGAGCCCTTTGACATTGTCTACCAGGACGCCTTCAGCCCGGAGCACAACCCGATTCTCTGGACCTCCGAGTATTTTGCGCAGCTGGCGCGCCTGACCCATGAAAAAAGCGTGATCACGACCTATTCGATGGCCCTTCGGACCCGCCTGGCCCTCTATGAGAACGGTTTCAACGTCTACCTGAACAAGGGGGAGGGATTCCGCAACGCGACGGTGGCGTGCAAGAGCGGACTGCCGCGCTTCGAGAAAGTCGACATGGCGCATAAGATCGCCTGTAACCCGGATGTAAAAAGTCTGCGGGACGCTGATCTGGTTTGATGGGTTTGTGTTTGGAAAGTTTTTTGATTTGGGAAAGTTTGATGATGGTGCGCTCGAGAGGACTTGAACCTCCACGGCCGTTAAGCCACTAGAACCTGAATCTAGCGTGTCTACCAATTCCACCACGAACGCACATTGGTAATTAAAAGAGAGCGTAATTATACGCTACAATCCTTAAAATAAACAAAAATACGGCCGACCTCTTTGGGCGGTGTCGCGTTTCGCAGAGCGCTCCCGGGTGGCCTGCACAAAAAATATTCAAAACGGTTTTGGTTATGTTATACAATTGGTTTACAATCTGACTATGAAAACTCTTGTTTTTGCGTTACTGCTGATCGTCTCCATTGTCCATGCGGAGCAAAAGAAGACGCATCTGCAGCTCCCGTATGCGAAGGCAATCGCCCTGCTCGAGGGGATCAGGGGGGATGCCATCATCCTGGGAGAGGGGAAGACGGAGGTGTATGTCTTCGTCGATCCTCTCTGCCCCCATT
Encoded proteins:
- a CDS encoding acetate kinase, translated to MKILVINAGSSSVKFKLFEMRSEQVIVSGLVENIGRGDAHAILHGCQEHVRRDLPVADHDAALATVRDLLIDNGFIDSFDTLEGIGHRVVHGGERFSGPVRIDDTVLEAIEGLSPLAPLHNPANAKGIRAMRNLAPHVPQIAVFDTAFHHTMPPAAFRYALPERFYSELSVRRYGFHGTSHAYVAAECAARMGKSLDAVNLITLHLGNGASACAIRNGRSIDTSMGFTPLEGLVMGTRSGDIDPGLLAYLSRETGMDAEELDTLLNRECGLKGIAGTNDMRDIENRMRDEEPEALLAFELFVRRIRKYIGAYAVLLDRVDAIVFTGGIGEHSSAVRHAVCKGLHILGIETDKMKNENLTDEGGAFHAEGSCSQLHVIPTDEEHSIARQCLPYLTQGR
- a CDS encoding DUF748 domain-containing protein, translated to MKRWIWRTLLGVLALYLLTAVIAVPYLIRTKVPELVGEMTGGSLEIDRALFNPFILDLTIEGIRFADPEGAPLASLRRLDVNVDVLHLIWGEISVEYFGLRGLRLSVVQERDGRFNFDWLTHLGSGDAAETAPAETNGSAMPSLRLETFELEDGGITFTDLSRPVPLQLDFSPIGLDLHDIDTGGGGENELHLFAHTEEGGLLDVKSRVHSFEPFALSGTVDYDAGRLYDAWHFLREISALEVADGRMELHFTYDVNLAELNATTVDDLRFALKRLRVKPKAENADVLRVASLTVEGGPIRPLAQFGRIDTAGIDGLYVDLQRRKDGSLNWAHYFPKGNEANVSAAPAEDTAAAASAPWDMLINRVTLRHIRGRFDDGSVRPAVHLALDDFNLTARHVSALPATPLTFDAVLQLNKKMRCRTEGRLSHSPLDATALASCGGLDVTWFNPYIDAAADAALARHDVVLRSAVLGAAADVTAREANASVAVTVNDANATLQSLLLTPKGSKRKLAAFDALSVTGVTASTAAKRAGVERIVLAKPQVNLRRERDGSIDAAQLVKAKPAAPAKRGAAQKAQQAETPWSAAIKKIQIRSGAASFRDAAIAHTTTTRVQRFDLDVNGVTTDPSRAIGLQGSFRINGDGRVRAKGSLVPEPLKATTDFSVSGLRLKPFSPYVEEGMFVKIDDGRVGLKGQTRYRPSKRAADLRLHGDFNLNDLLVNDSRDATPLVSLKTLEAKKLLFTLSPDQFFVDNVTMGGFFSSILIDANKTLNLSTLMRPSERSAAPKGAEKTAEAAKQPFPVRIMKFTLYNGAVHFADESLPLPFDTQIHDVNGEVLGISTLPEDTTYLQVAGEIDEYGTAKAEGSLNTGDPKAFTDIGVNFRNIELKSYTPYSGKFVGRAIDSGKLSVTLRYRIVKGAMQGDNGMIINKIVLGDDIESNDSVSLPLDFAIALLEDRDGVIDIDMPVEGDVNNPKFRWGKVVWKAFVNLLTKAVTAPFDLIGSMLGIEGDSLKEVTFAAGSPTVDAVARERLDMLAKVMIKRPKLAMTVQGTYDPKADTHALKQQALISEVLAQSGEDAASTENALIPKLLEPLFEKRLGKEALDALEEEIDAMDADRKTRRRIYREKLVAMMIESQPLPDGALAALAHARAAAIRNYMIATHGMEAGRIAERDPEALSGERGEVPSHLGLDAAK
- a CDS encoding tRNA (5-methylaminomethyl-2-thiouridine)(34)-methyltransferase MnmD: MPHFDDALHQSVRSEDGTNTAYSVEYGEHYHSTKDGALTESLQKHVVPAFSCFEAAPSLRILDICFGLGFNTLATLYYMREQGIDKRIEIVSPELDEALVRSLAAFEYPEIFRPFLPIIEAISETGGYEDERVKVTVLFGDARETLPTLTEPFDIVYQDAFSPEHNPILWTSEYFAQLARLTHEKSVITTYSMALRTRLALYENGFNVYLNKGEGFRNATVACKSGLPRFEKVDMAHKIACNPDVKSLRDADLV
- a CDS encoding PilT/PilU family type 4a pilus ATPase — its product is MEHFLDKLVEKEGSDLFVKSSAVVTARIEGDLTPLTTETLSAFAVEAIARHILGAQYETFEQQFEYDTMYVLNAESRFRVNLFWHLDGIAMVFRLVPLEIKTIEALNLPEQLHRLTKLQRGLVLVTGTTGSGKSTTLASLIEEINRERRKHVITIEDPVEFVHIDKKCVIEQRNVGLHTKGFNQALRAAMRENPDIIMVGEMRDLETAENVLQAVNTGHLVFSTLHTLDAKETIDRLIAIFPPFEQERVRLNLASNLEAVISQRLIHDKNGALVPACEMLFRSPMVEHLIRTKRDFEINDIMANEHSHFGSTTFNQALFELCLHDVISEEVAYSQSGSPTDLQLMFAQSSEYQKKIGNTLENIKDEVGLKQPPPLVEPE
- the pta gene encoding phosphate acetyltransferase, with translation MNAETVRSLYIVSKTRNAGSILVTLGMTELLLRLHGRVAFFRPLIADAAGKDPDTLTILSHFALEQPYESAVGLTVSEAETLLSEGKIDHLIETIIERHDALLETYDFVLCQGVVDDALSQLIDFDLNVEIAKNLAAPVVGVVPARGMDESGLKEALRLWSYAIKKQGGSLLMLFANRCDAVLYEAHRRDQNICPSIPEPVVLLPEVTTLDRPNVYQLAEGLGAEILIGTNEQLHRLIAQPRIAAMHLEHFLTHIRADDLIITPSDRADIILGATAANYAGNFPAVSAVLLTGETPPAQSVIELLKGLDAMQIPLLHLPKETVEVAQMVRAFPARIDAASPKKIATALGVFNQNVDADLIETKLAAASTGIVTPAMFEHRLFARAAGDRKTIILPETSDDRILRAADILLRRRAVGIALLGSAEHIAARAAALGLDLRNATIVDPEDEQQKRRLAKAYAKLRAHKGVSLDAAYDALGNPTLFATMMVAQGECDGMVSGATHTTRETILPALQAIKTAPGQNIVSSCFFMCFDTRVLVYADCAVNPDPDAAQLAEIAIASAETARRFGIEPRVAMLSYSTGDSGVGSDVEKVREATKLVREQRPDLAVDGPIQYDAAIDPEVGAQKMPGSTVAGQATVFIFPDLNTGNNTYKAVQRSAGAVAIGPVLQGLNRPVNDLSRGCSVADIVNTVAITAIQAQETPS
- a CDS encoding thiazole synthase → MSDTLKIGKYEFNSRLIVGSGKYKDFETTKEATLASGSELITVAVRRLNITDPNKENLRDTFKGTGVQFLPNSAGCTTAEEAITTFRLTREATGIDLIKLEVIGDTQKTLYPDVLETIKACEVLAKDGFTIMAYTSDDPIMAKRLEDAGAHAIMPLAAPIGSGLGIQNRYNVVFVREAVSVPVIVDAGIGCASDAAAAMELGAEGVLTNTAIAQANDPMTMAVAMKHAVMAGRMSYLAGRIPKRPYATASSPIDGMIQF
- the purN gene encoding phosphoribosylglycinamide formyltransferase; this translates as MKPRVVILFSGEGTNLQKLLEALPSHGIEIAAAITNRPQAPGIKRAEAFGVPVEVIDHTLYESREAFDAVLVERIEKYGPHLTVTAGFMRILTPVFTDRIRAVNIHPSLLPKYKGARAIEQAYESGDTVCGVSVHWVTGELDSGTVIAQSSFERTETMDAAAFEAAVHDLEYELLPRTVAALLWDGEGLEGTVRALA